One Nitrospirota bacterium genomic window carries:
- a CDS encoding response regulator, giving the protein MSKRVLVVDDDEAARKFLSIVLEQNGYSVLLAENGEVGFKKAKEEKPDIIILDIMMPRKNGISTLQDLKSRKELRNIPVIILSSAMAFIEQARNEIDNEDIIKEMQGLLDSVDSKIDKFFLRFTSYRKMLLFERERMIEQFRDKDAKIKPYISLPELFLDKPVNPEELLEAVKGLLDELK; this is encoded by the coding sequence ATGAGTAAACGAGTGTTGGTAGTGGATGATGACGAGGCCGCAAGGAAATTCCTTTCTATAGTGTTAGAACAGAACGGGTATTCTGTGCTTTTAGCAGAAAACGGAGAGGTGGGATTTAAAAAGGCAAAAGAAGAAAAGCCGGACATTATTATATTGGATATAATGATGCCACGGAAAAATGGAATAAGTACCCTACAGGATTTAAAAAGCAGAAAAGAATTACGAAACATACCCGTCATCATATTAAGCTCTGCAATGGCTTTTATTGAGCAGGCGCGAAATGAGATAGATAACGAGGATATAATAAAAGAGATGCAGGGGCTATTGGATAGTGTAGATAGTAAGATAGACAAGTTTTTCCTGCGCTTTACATCTTATCGTAAAATGCTGTTATTTGAAAGAGAACGGATGATAGAACAGTTCCGCGATAAAGATGCAAAAATAAAACCATACATATCGCTCCCTGAGCTGTTTTTGGATAAGCCCGTAAACCCTGAGGAACTGTTAGAGGCGGTAAAAGGGCTGCTTGACGAGCTAAAATAG
- a CDS encoding 4Fe-4S dicluster domain-containing protein, protein MSIDRRQFLKAAGATGLLGLLGSPLFKVLAPGELEASPELKEGMAKSAKRWAMVVDMKAFPTEESYNKCIEACNKTHNIPQMESEKHEIKWIWAEKYENAFPDSYNGYLTESIEKMKFLVLCNNCDNPPCVRVCPTKATFKREDGLVVMDYHRCIGCRFCMAACPYGARSFNWRDPRPFIKNINPSYPTRTKGVVEKCNFCADRLYRGELPACVEASNGALIFGDLKDENSNVRKTLRSKFTITRKPDLGTFPGVYYVIGGS, encoded by the coding sequence ATGAGTATAGATAGAAGACAATTTCTAAAAGCAGCCGGAGCAACAGGACTTTTAGGACTTTTAGGTTCGCCGCTGTTTAAGGTTTTAGCTCCCGGTGAACTTGAAGCCTCACCTGAGCTTAAAGAAGGTATGGCTAAGTCTGCTAAAAGATGGGCTATGGTAGTGGATATGAAAGCCTTCCCAACTGAGGAAAGTTACAACAAATGTATAGAAGCATGTAACAAGACCCATAATATACCGCAGATGGAAAGTGAAAAGCATGAGATAAAGTGGATATGGGCTGAGAAATATGAGAACGCCTTTCCTGATAGTTATAACGGCTATTTGACCGAAAGCATAGAAAAAATGAAATTTTTAGTCCTGTGTAACAACTGTGATAATCCGCCCTGTGTCAGGGTGTGTCCCACAAAGGCAACTTTTAAACGTGAAGACGGTTTAGTTGTTATGGACTACCACCGCTGTATTGGGTGCAGGTTTTGTATGGCTGCATGTCCTTATGGAGCAAGGAGTTTCAATTGGAGAGATCCGCGTCCATTTATAAAAAACATTAACCCCTCATACCCTACCAGAACTAAGGGAGTGGTTGAAAAGTGCAATTTCTGTGCAGATAGATTATACAGAGGTGAGCTGCCTGCTTGCGTTGAGGCCTCAAATGGTGCACTTATTTTTGGAGACTTAAAGGATGAGAATTCTAATGTCAGAAAAACTCTCCGCTCCAAATTCACTATCACCCGCAAACCTGACTTAGGTACGTTCCCTGGTGTCTATTATGTAATAGGAGGTAGCTAA
- the nrfD gene encoding polysulfide reductase NrfD — MIEKALSGSKYYWAWICFLLAVILVGVACYIRQYHYGLGLTGMSRDVSWGFYIAQFTFFVGVAASAVMVVLPYYLHDFKRFGRITILGEFLAIPSVIMCMLFIFVDMGQPTRILNVILHPTPNSVMFWDMIVLSGYLMLNIVVGWVSLSAHYKLVHPPKWIKPLVFLSIPWAFSIHTVTAFLYAGLPARHFWLSAIMAVRFLSSAFASGPALLVLLCLLIKKITKFDPGDRAIKGLVTIVTYALIVSIFFVGLELFTAFYSHIPGHMQSFKYLYFGLESHGKLIPLMWFSTLLAITAVFMLLIPATRTNQVTLVIACIFVHVSLWIDKGFGFVIGGFVPNPLEKITEYWPTLNELLVTAGIWSIGLLILTALYRIAIVVKVELEA; from the coding sequence ATGATTGAAAAGGCTCTGTCAGGCAGTAAATATTACTGGGCCTGGATATGCTTTTTACTGGCGGTAATCCTTGTAGGCGTCGCATGCTACATAAGACAGTATCACTATGGTTTAGGCCTAACCGGTATGAGCCGTGATGTTTCATGGGGTTTTTATATAGCCCAATTCACCTTCTTTGTAGGTGTGGCGGCATCTGCAGTTATGGTTGTATTGCCATACTATTTGCACGATTTTAAGAGATTTGGCAGAATAACAATATTAGGTGAATTTCTGGCGATCCCTTCTGTTATAATGTGTATGCTATTTATTTTTGTTGATATGGGCCAGCCCACACGTATCCTTAACGTAATTCTCCACCCAACCCCTAACTCTGTAATGTTCTGGGACATGATTGTATTAAGCGGTTATCTGATGCTTAACATTGTCGTTGGATGGGTGTCACTAAGCGCACATTACAAATTAGTCCACCCGCCAAAGTGGATAAAACCGCTTGTATTTTTATCCATACCGTGGGCCTTTAGCATTCACACTGTAACGGCTTTTCTGTATGCAGGTTTGCCGGCAAGGCATTTTTGGTTATCAGCAATTATGGCGGTTCGATTCCTCTCTTCAGCATTTGCCAGTGGTCCTGCCTTGTTGGTGCTATTGTGTCTTTTAATTAAAAAAATAACTAAGTTTGATCCGGGAGACAGAGCAATAAAGGGACTTGTAACGATAGTTACTTATGCCTTGATTGTTAGCATATTCTTTGTAGGGTTAGAGCTTTTTACAGCTTTTTATAGCCACATACCGGGTCATATGCAGTCATTCAAGTATCTGTATTTTGGCCTTGAAAGCCACGGAAAATTGATTCCATTGATGTGGTTTTCAACATTGCTAGCCATAACTGCGGTTTTCATGCTGTTGATACCAGCTACACGTACGAATCAGGTAACACTGGTTATTGCTTGCATCTTCGTGCATGTATCACTGTGGATTGACAAAGGGTTTGGTTTTGTTATTGGAGGGTTTGTGCCAAATCCGCTTGAGAAGATTACTGAGTATTGGCCAACGTTAAATGAGTTATTAGTGACTGCAGGCATATGGTCAATAGGGCTGTTGATTTTAACAGCTTTATATAGAATTGCTATAGTAGTAAAGGTTGAACTGGAAGCTTAG
- a CDS encoding potassium channel protein, whose product MAVEGWNAFDSFYMVVITLATIGFQEVHPLSNEGRAFTIFLIFSGVGILAYNVNVALRALFEGEFQKILGRRKLEKKIKEIKDHYIICGFGRMGRIICKELRSCWVPFVVIDQEIAKPDEDEDYLFLAGDATHDEVLKMAGIERAKGIVSVLSTDANNLFVVLSARVLNPSLKIVARAVEESTELKLLRAGADRVVAPYNIGGLKIAQTILKPAVVDFLEFATLSGNIALQMEEIPVKGTSVFVERTVAETEIGRKFGIIIVAIKRSDGEMLFNPTHKTIIKTGDVLIALGEVNKLNEVEKLAGN is encoded by the coding sequence ATGGCTGTAGAGGGATGGAATGCGTTTGATTCTTTTTATATGGTGGTTATAACGCTTGCAACAATTGGTTTTCAGGAAGTTCATCCGCTTAGCAACGAGGGGCGGGCTTTTACGATTTTTTTAATTTTTTCAGGAGTTGGAATATTAGCTTACAATGTCAACGTGGCTTTGCGGGCATTGTTTGAAGGGGAGTTTCAAAAAATCCTCGGGAGGAGGAAGTTGGAAAAAAAGATAAAAGAGATCAAGGATCACTATATAATCTGCGGTTTTGGCAGAATGGGCAGGATAATATGCAAGGAGTTAAGGTCATGCTGGGTGCCTTTTGTCGTCATAGATCAGGAAATTGCAAAACCTGATGAGGATGAGGACTATTTGTTTTTAGCCGGAGATGCAACACACGATGAGGTTTTAAAGATGGCTGGTATAGAGAGAGCAAAGGGAATAGTCTCGGTGTTGTCAACCGATGCGAATAATCTTTTTGTAGTGTTGTCAGCGCGTGTGTTAAATCCATCTTTAAAGATAGTGGCAAGAGCAGTGGAGGAAAGCACTGAATTGAAGCTTCTCAGGGCAGGGGCTGACAGAGTGGTGGCGCCATACAATATAGGAGGGCTTAAGATAGCGCAAACTATACTTAAGCCAGCTGTAGTGGATTTTTTGGAGTTTGCCACTTTAAGCGGTAACATAGCGCTTCAGATGGAGGAGATTCCGGTAAAAGGGACATCGGTGTTTGTAGAAAGAACTGTTGCAGAGACAGAAATTGGAAGAAAGTTTGGCATTATAATAGTAGCCATAAAGCGCTCAGACGGAGAAATGTTGTTTAATCCAACCCATAAAACCATAATCAAAACCGGCGATGTTCTCATAGCCCTTGGAGAGGTAAATAAACTTAACGAGGTAGAAAAGCTTGCGGGTAATTAA
- a CDS encoding response regulator, whose translation MKDTEDAYSFFEEDDRAGEAGTVRDFWKVLVVDDDAELQRATKSALAGFVFQDKELELLFAFSAAQAKLILCDNADTAVILLDVVMEDDLAGLNLVKYIRDELKNRYVRILLRTGQPGIAPEKSVIVDYDINGFLEKSDLTIQKLYTALITCLRSYRDIMDLEKAGKALAEEFQKRLEAEKIAAQQAQQAAMGLAISQIMHGAKNILNALKGGKYLIDSALKSNNVDLVKQGWDITKIGISRMETLTSDLLSLSRFNKLQLKPGSLNTLINEIVKSYEVKHTSTESKPVEITAETDETLPDVLFDQYALHTAVLNLLSNAVDACKDKIFTADDCEFGRVAVRTHFTGESCAVIEVEDNGCGIKQEDIARIYNLFYSTKHSRGNGLGLSITKKIIKEHGGKLDVYSEIGKGTTFQIKLPLAKKELLSKLV comes from the coding sequence ATGAAAGACACAGAAGATGCATATTCGTTTTTTGAGGAGGATGACAGAGCCGGAGAGGCTGGCACTGTCAGAGATTTCTGGAAAGTGTTAGTTGTAGATGATGACGCTGAGCTTCAGAGGGCTACAAAGTCGGCGCTTGCAGGTTTTGTTTTTCAGGACAAGGAGTTAGAACTTCTGTTTGCATTTTCTGCTGCTCAGGCAAAGTTGATTCTATGCGATAACGCAGACACAGCTGTTATACTTCTTGATGTGGTCATGGAGGATGATCTTGCAGGCTTAAATCTTGTTAAGTACATCAGGGATGAGTTAAAAAATCGTTACGTAAGGATTTTGTTAAGAACCGGGCAGCCCGGTATTGCTCCTGAAAAGTCAGTAATCGTTGATTATGATATTAACGGATTTTTGGAAAAGAGCGATCTAACCATACAAAAGTTATATACAGCGCTTATTACCTGCCTGCGCTCTTACAGAGACATCATGGATTTAGAGAAAGCTGGCAAGGCGCTTGCCGAGGAATTTCAAAAACGGCTTGAGGCAGAAAAAATAGCCGCTCAACAGGCACAACAGGCAGCAATGGGACTTGCAATATCGCAGATAATGCACGGTGCCAAGAACATTCTTAATGCACTTAAAGGCGGCAAATACTTAATAGATTCTGCACTGAAAAGCAATAATGTGGATTTGGTAAAACAGGGCTGGGATATAACGAAAATTGGTATTTCCAGAATGGAAACTCTTACGTCCGATCTGCTTAGTCTGTCCCGGTTTAATAAGCTTCAGTTAAAGCCTGGCTCACTAAACACACTGATAAATGAAATTGTCAAATCTTATGAAGTCAAGCACACTTCTACAGAGAGCAAACCTGTTGAGATAACTGCTGAAACTGATGAAACACTGCCCGATGTGTTGTTTGATCAATATGCTCTTCACACTGCCGTCCTGAATCTGCTTTCTAATGCCGTGGATGCTTGTAAAGATAAGATATTCACAGCAGATGACTGTGAATTTGGACGGGTGGCTGTGCGCACTCATTTTACAGGCGAGAGCTGTGCCGTCATAGAGGTGGAGGACAACGGATGCGGTATTAAACAAGAGGATATCGCACGCATATATAACCTGTTTTACTCTACAAAACACTCAAGGGGTAACGGACTTGGGCTTTCAATAACAAAGAAAATAATAAAAGAACATGGCGGAAAACTGGATGTATATTCAGAGATAGGAAAAGGTACAACGTTTCAAATAAAGCTCCCGCTTGCTAAAAAGGAGCTTTTAAGCAAATTAGTTTAA
- a CDS encoding class II fructose-1,6-bisphosphate aldolase, whose protein sequence is MGTVKYTELGLVNTKEMFKKAMEGHYAIPAYNFNNLEQLQAIVIGCVESKSPVIVQVSSGARKYANQTLLRYLAMGAVQMMKDMGGNIPIALHLDHGDTFELCKSCVDTGFSSVMIDGSHHPYDENVALTKKVVEYAHANNVTVEGELGVLAGIEDDVSSEVSHYTKPEEVEDFVKKTGVDSLAISIGTSHGAFKFKVKPGEEPPPLRFDILEEVQKRIPGFPIVLHGASSVIQEYVEMINKYGGKMDNAVGVSEEQLRRAASSNVCKINIDSDGRLAVTAIIRKVFAEKPGEFDPRKYLGPARDELVKMIKYKNEKVLGSAGKA, encoded by the coding sequence ATGGGAACAGTAAAGTACACTGAGCTTGGTCTTGTTAACACCAAAGAGATGTTCAAAAAAGCCATGGAAGGACACTATGCCATTCCGGCTTATAATTTCAATAATCTTGAGCAGCTTCAAGCCATCGTTATTGGATGTGTTGAGTCTAAATCACCAGTTATAGTACAGGTATCAAGCGGAGCAAGAAAGTATGCCAATCAGACACTTTTGCGTTATCTGGCAATGGGTGCGGTACAGATGATGAAAGATATGGGCGGCAATATCCCAATAGCCCTTCACCTTGACCACGGAGACACGTTTGAACTGTGTAAATCATGTGTGGATACTGGTTTTTCCTCAGTAATGATAGACGGCTCTCATCACCCCTATGATGAAAACGTAGCGCTTACTAAAAAAGTTGTTGAATATGCCCATGCCAACAACGTGACGGTAGAGGGAGAGCTTGGCGTGTTAGCCGGTATTGAGGACGATGTGTCGTCAGAGGTCAGCCACTATACAAAGCCTGAAGAGGTTGAGGATTTTGTAAAAAAGACCGGAGTGGACAGTCTTGCTATATCAATTGGAACATCGCATGGAGCATTCAAGTTTAAAGTAAAGCCTGGTGAGGAGCCACCGCCTCTTCGTTTTGATATTTTAGAGGAGGTACAAAAGAGAATACCTGGTTTTCCGATAGTCCTTCACGGCGCATCCTCAGTTATTCAGGAGTACGTGGAAATGATAAATAAGTATGGTGGAAAGATGGATAACGCAGTAGGCGTCTCAGAGGAGCAATTAAGAAGAGCAGCTAGCTCAAACGTTTGCAAGATAAACATAGATAGTGACGGAAGGCTGGCAGTTACTGCAATAATAAGAAAAGTTTTTGCCGAAAAACCTGGAGAGTTTGATCCAAGAAAGTACCTGGGACCGGCCAGAGACGAACTGGTAAAGATGATAAAGTACAAAAACGAAAAAGTGTTAGGAAGCGCCGGTAAGGCTTAG
- a CDS encoding (Fe-S)-binding protein — protein MSNLKPDELSKINYMPPEEDWMSVSVQMRKGMYCHGASENSLKTVGFPNPRKWSSAEADWKLPDNWQEIVLKGMAERLEKYRSFHIFMDICVRCGACADKCHFFLGTGDPKNMPVLRAELLRSVYRREFTTAGKILGKIAGARELTEDVLKEWWYYFFQCTECRRCSVFCPYGIDTAEITMIARELLNLLGLNIEWIAGPVANCYMKGNHLGLEPHTITSSVEFLLDEIEEITGIKIEPTFNRKGAEILFVTPSGDLFADPGTYTCMGYLMLFHELGLDYTWSTYASEGGNFGSFTSNEMGKRLNSKIYAEAKRLGVKWILGGECGHMWRVLNQYMDTWNGPADFLQVPVSPITGTVFENAASTKMVHISEFTADLLKHNKLEIDPSRNDHYKVTFHDSCNPSRGMGLLEEPRYIINKVCNNFFEMPENTIREKTFCCGSGSGLNASENMELRLRGGFPRANAVKHVKNKYDVNMLACICAIDRAALTTLMDYWVPGVKVIGVTELLANALKMKGENDRDTDLRGEPLSGAEDGDAKEDSEDV, from the coding sequence ATGTCAAATTTAAAACCAGATGAATTGTCCAAGATAAATTATATGCCTCCTGAGGAGGACTGGATGTCTGTTTCGGTACAAATGAGGAAAGGTATGTACTGTCATGGTGCCAGCGAAAACAGTCTTAAAACTGTAGGCTTTCCAAACCCAAGAAAGTGGTCGTCAGCGGAGGCGGATTGGAAGCTACCCGATAACTGGCAGGAAATTGTACTAAAAGGAATGGCGGAAAGGCTTGAAAAATACCGTTCATTTCACATCTTTATGGATATATGTGTAAGGTGTGGCGCATGTGCTGACAAGTGCCATTTCTTTCTTGGCACGGGTGACCCTAAAAATATGCCGGTGCTGAGGGCTGAGCTGCTCAGGTCTGTTTATCGCAGGGAATTTACAACGGCTGGTAAGATACTGGGCAAGATTGCAGGGGCAAGGGAACTTACCGAGGATGTGCTGAAGGAGTGGTGGTACTATTTCTTTCAGTGCACGGAATGCCGCAGGTGTTCCGTGTTTTGTCCGTATGGCATAGACACTGCTGAGATTACAATGATAGCCCGTGAGCTTCTTAACCTGTTAGGGTTAAACATCGAATGGATAGCTGGTCCTGTGGCTAATTGCTACATGAAAGGTAACCACCTTGGCCTTGAGCCCCACACTATCACAAGCAGTGTTGAGTTCCTGTTAGATGAAATAGAGGAAATTACAGGCATCAAAATAGAACCGACCTTTAACAGAAAAGGTGCTGAGATACTATTTGTAACTCCATCAGGAGACCTGTTTGCCGACCCAGGTACATATACCTGCATGGGCTATTTAATGCTGTTTCATGAGTTAGGCCTTGACTACACATGGAGCACTTATGCTTCTGAGGGTGGCAATTTCGGGTCATTTACGTCAAACGAAATGGGCAAAAGGCTAAACTCAAAGATATATGCCGAGGCAAAGCGGTTAGGTGTAAAGTGGATACTGGGCGGAGAGTGCGGACACATGTGGAGAGTGCTAAACCAGTACATGGATACATGGAACGGGCCGGCAGATTTTCTACAGGTTCCGGTTTCCCCAATTACCGGTACTGTGTTTGAAAATGCTGCCTCTACAAAGATGGTTCATATCTCAGAGTTTACAGCAGACCTCTTAAAACATAACAAGCTTGAAATTGACCCGTCAAGAAACGACCACTACAAAGTAACCTTTCACGACTCCTGTAACCCGTCAAGAGGTATGGGGCTTTTAGAAGAGCCGCGCTACATTATAAATAAGGTATGCAATAACTTCTTTGAGATGCCAGAAAACACAATCCGTGAAAAGACCTTTTGTTGCGGCAGCGGCTCAGGCCTTAATGCCTCTGAAAACATGGAGCTGCGCTTACGTGGCGGTTTTCCGAGGGCAAATGCCGTTAAGCATGTGAAAAATAAATACGATGTTAATATGCTCGCCTGTATATGCGCCATTGACAGGGCAGCTCTGACCACCCTTATGGACTACTGGGTGCCAGGAGTTAAGGTAATAGGAGTTACAGAACTCCTTGCTAATGCCTTGAAGATGAAGGGAGAAAATGACAGGGATACTGATCTAAGGGGTGAACCGCTTTCAGGAGCTGAGGACGGTGATGCAAAGGAGGATAGTGAAGATGTCTGA
- a CDS encoding response regulator, producing the protein MLKKSILVVDNEAVVSLHIRNLLQGWGYKVAATVSTGVDAIAIVEETPPDLILMDINIEGDIDGIETSKRIREKYNIPVIYLTAYADEAILRRVERTNPYGYILKPFHDSALYAAIKIALYNNMVEKDHVFQYQIQSVLNTILRISLEPISLTEQMDRILETIITLPWLKFESKGAIFLVKENAEVLQLKVQKGFSEELLIACNEVPFGKCLCGRAAAISKTVFADCIDDRHDITFDKMTQHGHFCVPIKLEGKLLGIFNLYLKDGHKKAHIEEEFLTAVSNTLAGIIARRGAEEALVKLKIQHELILNSAGEGIYGLNSNGMISFLNPAAAKMLGWTPGELLGKHNHSIIHHNYPDFSNCTDSDCHIHKTFKDGVVYRVNDKVFWRKDGSSFPVEYVSTPIFDENQQLVGAVVVFNDTSERKEAEEKQIRLLEELKQTNYMLKLSTEKIIQSEKMAALGQLVSGVAHEINTPIGSSVLSASHLQEKTREVHQLFHGNKLSKSKIEQYFDVALEDSDIIVKNLLRSSAMVKSFKMVSGDQTSHQRRIFKLKEYVEEIIMSLKPMIKKTPHKIHIHCDREIELDNYPGAIAQIMTNLIMNSFIHAFNEDFNGTINISIIENFNNVVLMFKDNGKGIPEGTLGKIFDPFFTTNRKGGNSGLGLHIVYNIVAQTLKGDIYCESVEGDGTTFVITIPKEVS; encoded by the coding sequence ATGCTGAAAAAGAGTATTCTTGTAGTGGATAATGAGGCGGTGGTATCACTGCATATTAGGAATTTGCTTCAGGGCTGGGGCTATAAGGTTGCAGCCACAGTAAGTACCGGAGTTGATGCCATTGCAATCGTTGAGGAAACACCCCCGGATTTAATTTTGATGGATATTAACATCGAGGGGGATATTGACGGCATAGAGACGTCAAAGCGAATAAGGGAAAAGTACAACATCCCAGTAATTTATCTTACCGCATATGCCGATGAGGCAATACTCAGGCGGGTTGAAAGAACAAACCCCTACGGCTATATCTTAAAACCATTCCATGACAGCGCTCTTTATGCTGCTATAAAGATAGCACTATATAACAACATGGTTGAAAAAGACCATGTGTTTCAGTATCAAATCCAGAGCGTACTAAACACCATCCTGAGAATTTCACTTGAACCGATTTCCCTCACTGAGCAAATGGACAGGATTTTAGAAACAATCATAACTTTGCCATGGTTAAAATTTGAATCTAAGGGGGCAATTTTTCTTGTCAAAGAAAATGCTGAAGTTTTGCAGTTAAAGGTTCAAAAGGGTTTTTCAGAGGAGCTCCTGATAGCCTGTAATGAGGTGCCGTTTGGCAAATGTCTTTGCGGCAGGGCAGCAGCCATCAGTAAGACGGTTTTTGCAGATTGTATAGATGACAGACATGACATTACTTTTGATAAAATGACTCAACACGGGCATTTTTGTGTACCTATAAAACTTGAGGGTAAGCTTCTCGGCATATTTAACCTGTACTTAAAGGATGGACATAAAAAGGCTCATATAGAAGAGGAGTTTTTAACTGCTGTTTCAAACACACTTGCCGGCATTATAGCCAGAAGGGGTGCAGAGGAGGCGTTAGTTAAACTAAAGATACAACACGAACTGATACTAAACTCTGCCGGTGAGGGGATTTACGGGCTTAACAGTAACGGAATGATTTCGTTTTTAAACCCAGCTGCCGCTAAGATGCTCGGATGGACTCCGGGGGAGCTGCTTGGAAAGCACAACCACAGCATCATTCACCATAATTACCCTGACTTCTCAAACTGTACCGATAGCGATTGCCACATTCATAAGACTTTTAAAGACGGAGTCGTTTACCGTGTTAATGATAAAGTGTTTTGGAGAAAGGACGGCTCAAGTTTTCCTGTAGAATATGTGTCAACGCCAATCTTTGATGAAAATCAACAATTAGTTGGTGCTGTTGTCGTCTTTAATGATACTTCTGAGCGAAAAGAGGCTGAGGAAAAACAGATACGCCTTCTTGAGGAGCTAAAACAAACAAACTATATGCTAAAACTCAGTACCGAGAAAATTATACAGTCGGAAAAAATGGCAGCCCTTGGACAGCTTGTCTCAGGGGTGGCGCATGAGATAAATACCCCTATCGGTTCCAGCGTCCTCTCAGCCTCACACCTGCAGGAAAAAACCCGTGAGGTTCATCAATTATTTCATGGCAACAAGCTCTCAAAGTCTAAAATAGAGCAGTATTTTGATGTAGCTTTAGAGGACAGTGATATTATCGTTAAAAATCTTCTGCGTTCCTCCGCTATGGTAAAGAGTTTTAAGATGGTGTCAGGCGACCAGACAAGCCACCAGAGGCGCATATTTAAACTTAAGGAGTACGTGGAGGAGATTATCATGAGTTTAAAACCTATGATCAAAAAAACTCCACATAAGATACACATTCATTGCGACAGAGAGATAGAGCTGGATAACTATCCCGGAGCTATCGCTCAGATAATGACCAATCTTATAATGAATTCGTTTATACATGCGTTTAACGAGGATTTTAATGGAACAATCAACATTAGCATTATAGAAAACTTCAATAACGTGGTCTTAATGTTTAAAGACAATGGTAAAGGGATTCCGGAGGGTACTCTGGGTAAAATCTTTGATCCCTTTTTTACAACTAACCGTAAGGGCGGTAACAGCGGGCTTGGTTTGCATATTGTTTATAATATAGTTGCACAGACGCTGAAAGGCGATATATACTGTGAGAGTGTGGAGGGTGATGGAACCACTTTTGTTATTACTATACCGAAGGAGGTCTCCTGA
- the dsrJ gene encoding sulfate reduction electron transfer complex DsrMKJOP subunit DsrJ produces MSDKNKIIYVLVVFIVIVSFPFIYNKVKTPTDVNVKLNTPVIDNMTVKQCILPKEQMRHEHMKILNSWRDDVVRGNHREFGKIDGVMYEKSLQLTCLHCHSNKSEFCDRCHTYASVSVYCWDCHVAQKENKL; encoded by the coding sequence ATGTCTGACAAAAACAAGATAATCTATGTGTTAGTTGTTTTTATTGTAATTGTCAGCTTTCCCTTTATCTATAATAAGGTAAAGACTCCGACAGATGTAAATGTAAAGCTAAATACCCCAGTCATAGACAACATGACTGTTAAGCAGTGCATACTGCCAAAAGAGCAAATGAGACATGAACACATGAAGATACTAAACAGCTGGAGAGATGATGTAGTCCGCGGCAACCATAGAGAGTTCGGCAAAATTGATGGTGTAATGTATGAAAAAAGCCTTCAATTAACATGTTTGCATTGTCACTCAAACAAGAGTGAGTTTTGCGACAGATGCCACACATATGCCTCTGTGAGTGTCTATTGCTGGGATTGTCATGTTGCTCAGAAGGAGAACAAGTTATGA